Genomic window (Sparus aurata chromosome 19, fSpaAur1.1, whole genome shotgun sequence):
ATGTGTTATTTGTTGCAGCACATGGACTCTCTGCATAAGAATTTCATACTTGACATTGTTTCTGGATGTACTGAGCACAAAAAGTTACTGGACGTCGTTGTCAGTATCTTCTATCGCCAGAACTGGAAATGCTTACCCAGAGATCGCAGCCAGTTTGTCGGTAAGTTGATGAACTAATCAACCTTACGAATTCCAATTAGAATAAAACAAGATATCCATTAACAAGTTTATATTACTATATTGTTCATCAGTTATCTGTTACCTCGCCACGTTTGCCCTCGATGACCTTGGACTTCAGCATTTCAGCAACATTGTCAAATCACTGGACATCAAGAAGATGCAAACAGTAAGAAACCCTTCATCTGATCAGAGTGAAAGCCTGTTGCTGTATTGGAAATAACCATCAATCAACAGCTCCGTTACTGTGCCCTGTAGTTCCTGAATTTCTTCTTCACAAACCTCACCACATGGATACAAGCGGAATGGAACACGATCTACGACGCTGAATATGTGGAGAAAAACTGGATTGGCCCTCTGCTGAGGTAAGTAAAATCTTCTGTAATAAAGTATTGTTATTCCAAAGgtaaaaaggaaggaaagaatgtgtctgtttgtcttttagATGGCGCCCGGAGATCAATATTCTCATAAAGCAGCTTGCTGATGCAGTGTCTTGTGGGGGTCAGGTCAAGAAGGCTCCAATCAAAACCACCAAGCCGCAGGAGTTCTCTCTCACCAGACCTAAACCGCCACATCTGCCAAAGCCTGAGCTCATTCCACAGCAGGAAAAAAGCAAACCAGTCAGTCTTATTTCCTTCAAACGTGGACACACAGTTAGTTTATGTGTGTAGTGGCTTGAAGAGAATGTAGACGTGACAGGTCATTAAGGTGCAGATATATTGTGTCACGGCTTTGATGGATGTACCGctcataatttatttattctataGGTGCCAAGTAGCACGTACAGGGCTCCGAAGGAGATGCAGAAGCTGGAGGAAATCAAACAGAAGAACCAGCAGGAAAGTGAGGTACAATCTCTGCTTTTACTGTTAACTTCAGAAAACTGCTCTGATGACTAGAAGACAAAATAAAGTCTGTAACATtagtgtaagaaaaaaaaagtttaaccCTCATGCaacttttttaaactttcatttttggatcattttgggaaattcttttttccacgcacattacacacacatgcaatgtATAGAGGAGATGAGTTAAGGGGGCTGTCATACATGCTACAGCGCCCAACTAGCAGTGTTAGAGgctggtgccttgctcaagggcacctcggcaatgcacAGGGTGTGAACTCGCATTCTACAACTACTAGTCCACATCACAACCGGCGACCTTCGAGTCCCCAAGTCAAGTCCCTACGGATGAATGCAGTTGCGTACATTTTGGCATGTGGTTGAAAAATGTAACCCAGTGAAATTTGAAAATGATATTTATATAAAGATGGCAAAACATATCTAAAAAGACTTTAactattttaattacatgtacATTTCCCATCTGATTTAATTATGTAGGATCAATGTAAAGGGTCACATTTAATACAAAGTTTTTCCATCTTGTTGGGTTAATGTGTATAAATTAAATATCTAGATGTCTGATTCATAAAAGGAAACAGAATAACCaatttgaaatgtattcttTTATGTCCAATATttgaataataaacatttgaataaacattttattttaatgtttgtatgtatttgtatgtatatataattgAATAAATACGTAGAGTTTATGTATAAGACTTCATCCAAAATGATTTGTTAAATTTGTGCACATTGAGTCAACATGATAGAaactttgcattaaatgtgactCTGTGAACTGATAATATGCAGTATCTgttggcctatcacagatatattggtGTTGGGGTATAAAGATTATAAAGATTATAATACAGAAAAATATGCTTGGGAATATTCATAATGAATAAATCCTAAGCAGGTTTACCATATTGGTCAGGCCAATCATGTGATAGAATTAGATGAAAAATGCACAAACGTTATTAAAATAGTTATTGTTCTATATGATTACTATCATTACATATTCGTaactgtctttctgtctctgaagGAACTGCTCTATGAGGCCAATATGAAACAGCTGAGATGTGCAAATCCACAGAAGTCTGAACGCACCAAGGTATGGGCTTTTCTCTATGCGTGGGTTTCCAAGTGATGTTGGTGATTTATGTTCAAGCTTATGTAGATTCGAGATGTTTCTCCTGAGGCTTCTTCCTTTATTGTGACTTTGGGCTCGATCAGAGGTTTTCATCGCAGGAGATGGAAAGTTTCAGGGGATACAAAGTGAACGGAAATGAAACAATATTACATGGCTTATTATATTATCAAAAGTAGATCGTATAGAATAGCCTTAATGTGTGTGATTTGGTTGAAGAGATAGCTCAGAGATACATTAGTTTTGGAGATTTTACTTTTTTCGCCACTTTTGCAGAGACAGAAACTAATAAATGCCTCAAGACAGACAATTTTCAGTGTATTTGGTAGAGTCTGAAGTTCTGTCAAAAGCAATATAAGGCTATCTTTGATAAACTGatgggctgtataaataaaacttttaaaaaaaataaaacttcacTTCTCAGTCAGTAGACAGTTCTGTGTCTGTTCACACTTCTGATGAACCGTCATTTGCATCGCAGAGGGTGAGGTCTCAGATCGCGGCGGACTTTGATTCCAAACTCAAGTTCAACTCGTTTCGCTCCTCCGCGTCTCCTTCCAGCCAAAAGGTGAGTGCTGATTATTTCAGTTGATCGACCTTCAGTGTGATAGTGATTAATGTGAACTCATGTAGGTATGGCATCCACTTATATTCTTCTGATTCTGTAAGACCAACAGCTGGCCCGCAAAGCTAAACACTGCAGCCACCCTGAGGCAGAAGGCGCTCTATGACCgtcaggtggaggaggagctgcaaaGGTACAGCACAGCAGACTGTCTCCAGTGTTGGGTCAGTGGAAACATCTGACTTCTTCCATTCATATTACTATTTTTAACAATTTGTCATATGTGACCATCTGTATCCGGTGATTAGCAGACGGGTGTtggtttaattaaaaaaaaatgtggttggTCCAGTCCAAATGGTGTATGTGATAGAAACGCAAACAGTGTTTTTCCCAGTCAGTCTCCCCCTTTTCttctcaggtctctcttgtCAAGAAGATGGTGCTCTCAGGCTAAACAAGCCAGCAgtcatttctttacatttgtaTTTACAGAATGGAGCGTCTGGTTGAGGGAGCTCGTGAGCCCTCGTGTTTCCTGCAGTGGCAGAGGGAGATGCGTGAGAAGGACCTTCAGGAGGAGCTGACCAAGATTGAGCGCAGGCATCTGGAG
Coding sequences:
- the cfap99 gene encoding cilia- and flagella-associated protein 99; translation: MASSYGSLVREAIVLLDRFNAGRQCLDDFMEDASKDLQHMDSLHKNFILDIVSGCTEHKKLLDVVVSIFYRQNWKCLPRDRSQFVVICYLATFALDDLGLQHFSNIVKSLDIKKMQTFLNFFFTNLTTWIQAEWNTIYDAEYVEKNWIGPLLRWRPEINILIKQLADAVSCGGQVKKAPIKTTKPQEFSLTRPKPPHLPKPELIPQQEKSKPVPSSTYRAPKEMQKLEEIKQKNQQESEELLYEANMKQLRCANPQKSERTKRVRSQIAADFDSKLKFNSFRSSASPSSQKTNSWPAKLNTAATLRQKALYDRQVEEELQRMERLVEGAREPSCFLQWQREMREKDLQEELTKIERRHLEGQISHKEAAIARARLMERNQETAQLKKEETAQLMRRYAEKRLQEEKEMRDLVQQVAEGHKNSKTAKEKLQKFKQSIAKEVSEQSRGLLCQALEEAHAELSRKFEIIAEIRVIESLPHIRAQSFDDTETAGYKLLGEMSLAELKERLSLLREAQLAEQQQRREHILEEKEKKKQQLVEHLDKIDIYRRMQAQAAAVRKEEMRARLSLQAKVTQDETVLALQKKLKEKQQEHQRLKQAEGKKTKTPERPVGNSEIHNRKSSKEKSLEELELSLEHHIQRNAYNVSF